Genomic window (Flavobacteriales bacterium):
CGCAAGGACCGCCGGAACTTTAGCAATAGCGAGAGTTCCCGGCGGTTTTTTGTTTTCCGGTCCATCCCCTGGTCCGTTTTTACGGCGGACTCTGGCAAAGGGGCGTCCGGCGCACCCATGGTGTGCGCATGCATGGCTCCCCGGTCACGTTAGCTGATAAGGGATCGTAAAGAGACTGGTTCCAACGGCCCGCTCACCACGTCTTACCATGGGTCCGGATGCAACCCCGGTGCGATGCTGCACGTATATTTGGCCTTCCCGGAACGCGGGCATGAGCGGCGTATTCCCGATCATTCATTTCACCATAGCGGCCATTCCCTCATAAAAGAACGTTGAATGAAGTTGACGAAGACCGTGATCGCCTTCGCCGTGATGGCCCTGTTGGCATCCTGCGTGGGCAAGCGAAACATCAACTACTTGCATGACGGCTCCTTGAGCAATACCAGCAAGCTCTTCCCGAACCGGAAGTTCGAGTATCGCATCCAAGTGAACGACGTGCTCAGCATGCGGGTGCTGGGCCTTGATGACGCCAATTCACGGTTGTTCAACGTGGAGACCGTTGGTGCCAGCCTGTCCTTGAACGATGCCTCCCTGTATGTGAACGGATTCTCGGTGGACAAGGCCGGTAATATCCAGCTCCCCTCCGTGGGACGGGTCAAGGTGCAAGGGCTCACAGTGGGCGAAGCTCAGGAACTGCTTCAGAAGAAGATCAATGACTACTTCGCCAATGCCACGGTGATACTGAAGCTGGTAAGCTTCCGCGTCAGTGTGCTCGGTGAGGTGCAGCGGCCGGGCACCTACTTCGTTTACAACAACCAGATCACGTTGCTTGAGGCACTGGCACAGGCCGGCGGGCCCTCGGAGATGGGGGATAAGCGGCACGTCACGCTGATGCGCCAGAGCGATCAAGGGACCCAGGCCCTTTATCTGGACATTGGGAAGACCGATGTGCTCAGCAGCGAGTACTACTATTTACTCCCGAACGACGTGATCTATGTGCCGGCCCTTCGCGCACGTCCACAACGGATGAACCTGGAGCTGATGAGCATCCTGTTCGCCGCTATCAGCGCGACCGCCGTGGTGATCACCGTGGTGCAGAACCAGAAATGAGCAGCGGGCACAACGATTCGATCGACCTGAAGGCGATCTTCCGAAAGATCGTCGGGAAGTGGTGGCTGTTCCCTGATCGTCACCGTGATCTCGGTAGCCGCTGCCGCGTGGCATGTCAAGACCACGGCCAAGACCTACGAGGTGAACGGCGTGATGCTCACGAGCGACAAAAAGAGGAACAACTTCGGCGGTAGCAGCGAAAGAGTTCCTGAAGGGGTCCTCCTACCTCAGCAGTAGCGGGGGGCTGGAGGATGAGGTCAGCGTGTTGATGTCCTTCACCAATATATTGAACACCATCCAACAGTTGGACTTCGGGATCACGTACTACGAGGAGAAGAATTTCCTCGAGCATGAGATCTATGAGGACAAGCCATTTGTCATCCGGCTGGACACGGGGCTACAGGTCTCCGGCGCGAAGGTGCATGTGGAACCGGACTATGAGGCGGGGACCTATCGGGTATGGGCGAAGGAAAAGTTCGCGAACATGTTCAGCGCGGGCCTTCAAAAGCCCGTTGACAATTTCGTGAAGGACTATGAACTGGACAAGACGGAACGGATCGGCGAACCGTTCCGGAGCGACCACCTGAATTTCGCGATCGAGTTCAACCGTGGATACGTCATCCCAAAGGATGCGAAGTACATGTTCATTCCGGCCAGCAATCCGGACGTCGCCGCCTATTACAGGGCGAAGACCGGCACAACTCCCTTGGGTGACGAGAGCAACATCATCACCATCACTACCACGGGGCAGGACACGAAAAAGGAAAAGGACTTCGTCAATACGTTGATGCAGACCTACATCAAGAGCGAACAGGACAAACAGAACGAGAAGGGCAAAAAGACCATCGCGTTCATCGATAGCCAGTTGGACAAGTCCACCCAGAATCTGGAAACGGCGGAAGGGAACCTTCAGAACGTGCAAACCACGGCCGGCTCTCTGGTGGGCAGTGCGAGTGATCGGGGCGCGGCCGTCTTCAATGATCTGTCACGCCTCAAGGACGACCAAGGCAAGGCCCGGTCCAAGCTGGAGTACCTCAGCGAATTGATCACACACATGGGCACGGACGATGGCGGCACACCTTCGACCATCTCCGCCGCCAATGTGGGGGCACCTTCACTGAGCAACTTGATCGATAAGTATAATCAGGACGTCAACGAACTGGCTACAAAGCGCCTTACGG
Coding sequences:
- a CDS encoding polysaccharide export protein; its protein translation is MKLTKTVIAFAVMALLASCVGKRNINYLHDGSLSNTSKLFPNRKFEYRIQVNDVLSMRVLGLDDANSRLFNVETVGASLSLNDASLYVNGFSVDKAGNIQLPSVGRVKVQGLTVGEAQELLQKKINDYFANATVILKLVSFRVSVLGEVQRPGTYFVYNNQITLLEALAQAGGPSEMGDKRHVTLMRQSDQGTQALYLDIGKTDVLSSEYYYLLPNDVIYVPALRARPQRMNLELMSILFAAISATAVVITVVQNQK